A genomic segment from Euzebyales bacterium encodes:
- a CDS encoding helix-turn-helix domain-containing protein, with the protein MGDTNPIERRAMVHRALADEHRLAVIDLLWRGDCTPADLQDATGLRSNLLAFHLNTLEDAGLISRHPSQGDARRRYVTLQPAAIPHVEAVAPLVIDCVLFVCTHNAARSQLAAALWRRRSGRDAVSAGTQPAERVHPTAVAVAADHGLDLSDAHPTHVCEIDVRPDLVVSVCDRAYETGLTIDAPRRHWSIPDPVGGDRTTFEHAFGLIADRIDRLTTDATAARPPDLPTRR; encoded by the coding sequence ATGGGTGACACGAATCCGATCGAGCGTCGCGCGATGGTGCATCGGGCGTTGGCTGACGAGCACCGCCTGGCCGTCATCGATCTGCTGTGGCGCGGTGACTGCACGCCCGCGGACCTTCAGGACGCCACGGGGTTGCGGTCGAACCTCCTCGCGTTCCACCTCAACACCCTCGAGGACGCCGGGCTGATCTCGCGGCATCCGTCACAGGGCGACGCGCGTCGCCGGTATGTCACGCTGCAGCCGGCCGCCATCCCGCACGTCGAGGCGGTGGCGCCCCTGGTCATCGACTGCGTGTTGTTCGTGTGCACCCACAACGCGGCGCGGTCACAGCTGGCCGCGGCGCTCTGGCGGCGGCGCAGCGGACGCGACGCTGTCAGCGCCGGCACCCAACCCGCCGAGCGGGTGCACCCGACCGCGGTCGCGGTGGCCGCCGACCACGGGCTGGATCTGTCCGACGCCCACCCCACCCACGTCTGCGAGATCGACGTCCGTCCCGATCTGGTTGTGTCGGTGTGCGACCGCGCGTACGAGACCGGCCTGACCATCGACGCGCCCCGACGCCACTGGTCGATCCCCGACCCCGTCGGCGGAGACCGCACGACGTTCGAGCACGCCTTCGGCCTGATCGCCGACCGCATCGACCGCCTCACCACCGACGCCACCGCCGCCCGACCACCCGACCTGCCCACGCGCCGATGA
- a CDS encoding ATP-binding protein: protein MRVDELRAIGLFDGLTDEQLADLRDGGSKVDIAVDDVLFREGEQADFWWVLVEGALDLYRHVGREHLLVAQMDVPGRWAGGFRAWDDQGVYLATGRVVAAGWVLRVPAGVLRELTSSWFPFGGHLIEGLYRTARSIEATARQRGSLVTLGTLAAGLAHEINNPASAASRAADALDTAHHTLLSSLDRLAQDNISAAQFAALDDLRHEIEPLDGDDVDPLFRADLEQELTAWLVRHGVEREWTIAPPLAAAGVDSAWCERAARVLQGPSLAPGLEWVASTLSAATLLAEVRESTRRISELVAAVRSYSQMDRASMQLTDLRDGLDSTLVILGHKLHAVTIVRDYADVPRVDAYPGELNQVWTNLIDNAVDAMDGVGTLRVVIRAAGDDVIVEIGDTGPGMPSDVAARAFEAFFTTKDVGEGTGLGLDIARRIVVERHGGAISIDAGPGGTVLRVRLPLRRLDTEAHTDVHQS from the coding sequence ATGCGGGTCGACGAGCTCCGTGCCATCGGCCTGTTCGACGGGCTCACCGACGAGCAACTCGCCGACCTGCGTGACGGCGGCTCCAAGGTGGACATCGCTGTTGACGACGTGTTGTTCCGCGAGGGCGAGCAGGCGGACTTCTGGTGGGTGCTCGTGGAGGGCGCCCTCGACCTGTACCGTCACGTCGGCCGCGAGCACCTGCTGGTCGCACAGATGGACGTGCCGGGACGGTGGGCGGGCGGGTTCCGAGCCTGGGACGATCAGGGCGTCTACCTCGCGACCGGGCGCGTCGTGGCCGCCGGGTGGGTGCTGCGCGTCCCCGCAGGCGTGTTGCGTGAGCTGACCAGCTCCTGGTTCCCGTTCGGCGGTCACCTCATCGAGGGGTTGTATCGCACCGCGCGCTCCATCGAGGCAACCGCACGCCAACGCGGATCGCTGGTCACCCTCGGCACGCTGGCCGCCGGTCTCGCGCACGAGATCAACAACCCCGCCTCGGCCGCGAGCCGGGCGGCCGACGCGCTCGACACCGCCCACCACACACTGCTGTCATCGCTCGACCGGCTCGCGCAGGACAACATCTCAGCGGCCCAGTTCGCCGCCCTCGACGACCTGCGTCACGAGATCGAACCACTGGACGGCGACGATGTGGATCCGCTGTTCCGCGCTGACCTCGAGCAGGAGCTGACGGCGTGGCTCGTTCGGCACGGCGTCGAACGCGAGTGGACGATCGCGCCGCCGCTCGCCGCCGCCGGCGTCGACAGCGCCTGGTGTGAGCGCGCCGCACGCGTGCTGCAGGGGCCCAGCCTCGCGCCCGGCCTGGAGTGGGTGGCCAGCACGCTGTCCGCGGCCACGCTGCTCGCAGAGGTCCGGGAGTCGACCCGGCGCATCTCCGAGCTCGTCGCTGCAGTCAGGTCCTACTCCCAGATGGATCGCGCGTCGATGCAGCTGACCGACCTCAGGGACGGCCTCGACAGCACGTTGGTGATCCTGGGCCACAAGCTGCACGCCGTGACGATCGTCCGCGACTACGCCGATGTGCCACGGGTCGACGCGTATCCCGGGGAGCTCAATCAGGTGTGGACCAATCTCATCGACAACGCCGTCGACGCCATGGACGGCGTCGGTACCTTGCGGGTCGTGATCCGCGCCGCGGGCGACGACGTGATCGTCGAGATCGGTGACACCGGACCGGGCATGCCGTCCGACGTGGCCGCGCGCGCGTTTGAAGCGTTCTTCACGACCAAGGACGTCGGCGAGGGCACCGGCCTCGGCCTCGACATCGCACGACGCATCGTCGTCGAGCGCCACGGCGGCGCGATCAGCATCGACGCTGGTCCTGGCGGGACCGTGCTGAGGGTCCGGCTGCCCCTCCGTCGGCTCGACACGGAGGCTCACACTGACGTTCACCAGTCGTAG
- a CDS encoding NAD(P)/FAD-dependent oxidoreductase encodes MEARALVVSTGVSYRRLDVAGLDELTGRGVYYGVDASEASQCQGDDVYVVGAANSAGQAALNLARFAKRVVLVVRAATLSAMSQYLVARIMDAPNIEVRHRSVVAAVHGDGHLETLTLADRDSGATEDVPASWLFVFIGATPRTEWLGPDVARDDRGFIMTGADLMASPRAQRWPLGREPFALETSVPGVFAAGDVRLDSMKRVASAVGEGAMSVHLIHRYLATI; translated from the coding sequence ATCGAGGCCCGCGCACTCGTCGTCTCGACGGGGGTGTCCTACCGACGGCTGGATGTCGCGGGACTCGACGAGCTCACCGGGCGGGGGGTCTACTACGGCGTCGACGCCAGCGAGGCGAGCCAGTGCCAGGGCGACGATGTCTACGTCGTCGGAGCCGCCAACTCCGCGGGCCAGGCGGCCCTCAACCTGGCCCGCTTCGCCAAGCGCGTGGTGCTGGTCGTCCGGGCCGCGACCCTCAGCGCCATGTCGCAGTACCTCGTGGCAAGGATCATGGACGCCCCGAACATCGAGGTGCGCCACCGCAGTGTCGTGGCGGCCGTCCATGGTGACGGCCATCTCGAGACGTTGACGCTGGCCGACCGCGACTCCGGGGCGACGGAGGACGTACCGGCCAGCTGGTTGTTCGTGTTCATCGGAGCAACCCCACGCACCGAATGGCTCGGCCCCGACGTGGCCCGCGACGACAGGGGGTTCATCATGACCGGTGCCGACCTGATGGCATCACCCCGTGCGCAGCGCTGGCCGCTCGGGCGGGAGCCGTTCGCGCTGGAGACGAGCGTGCCCGGCGTCTTCGCCGCGGGGGACGTGCGGCTCGACTCGATGAAGCGGGTCGCGTCCGCCGTGGGTGAGGGCGCGATGTCGGTCCACCTCATCCATCGCTACCTGGCGACCATCTGA